The Ptiloglossa arizonensis isolate GNS036 chromosome 2, iyPtiAriz1_principal, whole genome shotgun sequence sequence AGTGGATCGACCGCACGCTTGTAGAACTTGCGgtaatttgtttcgttcgaaaagcaGTTTACGATGTCATATGTTAGAAGTACATCAAATAGAAAGACCTCACAAGTGCACAATATGTGGAGCAGATTTTCAGAGGCCTTCTAGCTTATCTAACCATATGAAAATTCATACATACGTTGCCGGACGTGCCATCATGCAATCGCAGGGTAATAATGCATCTCAATCCGAAGAAACATTTAGAAAATGGCCAGAAGATATGACTGAATCCCAAAACAACCAAGTGCCATCTTCGTCTGTACAAACTGTTCAAACATATGATACAGTTCATTGGACAGTTCCATCTTATAATTTTCACAATGAACAGTCAACGGTAAGTACAATATCCagtcctcaggaaaaaatagacactcTACATGAATTTACTGTGATGCCGAACGGAGAAGTGACACAGTTTGAATATACTCAGCAAACTAATATAAGTAACCAAGTCAATCAACAATACAATCTCTCGTTGAACTCGTTTAATAATACCGATGCAATGGTAAAAGTTGAAACTTTATCGTATAATAGTGAAAATAGAAGGAATTATGTAGGAATTGAAACAAATGGTACAAAGCAACACACTTGTAGACATTGTGGAATTAGTTTTTCTCGTGCAACAGCATTGGTATCTCATGAGAAAATTCATGCATCCAAGAATTGGAACATGCCGATAGAATGCGAATACTGTGATAAACAGTTTCAAGATGGTAATCATTTAGCTACTCACCAAACAACTTGTGCGAAAAAAATGATGCAAAATAATATAGAACAAGGTACACCTAATAATAAATGGGGTAAACACGCGTGTTCCGAATGTGGTAAAAAGTTTACAACTAAACAGAAAATGTTTAGGCACCAATGGATTcatagaaaaaaaacacattcctGCGAGGTATGTGGATCTCAgtttgaaaaacaaaatcaaTTGGACGAACACAGGTTATCGGCACATCCAGGTGATTCTCCATTTACTTGTACAGAATGTGGTAAAAGTTTTGTATCTCGCCAAGGACTTTGGGAGCATGGTAGAACACATGCTGGAAGTCCTGCTCATTTTCATTGCGATACATGCTCCAAAACATTTTCGTCTAGACAGGGATATTTAATACATCATCGAACTCACACAGGAGAGAGACCATACGGCTGTAAATTTTGTTGGAAAGCATTTAGGGATGGTGGGACATTAAGAAAACACGAACGTATTCACACAGGAGAAAGGCCACATGTTTGTCCTCTGTGTTCAAGGGCTTTCAATCAAAAAGTTGTTCTACGAGAGCACGTCCGATGGGTTCACGCAGCAGGGAAAAATGAAACCGAAGTAACTGGACCTCCTTTCTCTTGTCCCATATGTGGTGCTTTAAATCAAGATCGTGACGAATTATGTGCACATATTGTTAAGCATTCTGATCAAATGATAGCAGAAGCAAAAGCAAAAACAAATAATAATGCGCCAAAACCCAAGCCTGTTAAGAAAAAATCAAAAGCACCTCCGACTATTAGCTTACAAGAAAAACAGGAAACTGGAAATCGTATAATTTCTAAAGCAGAACAGAATGAAGCACTTTTGTCTATCACAGAAACAGATAAATCAGATGATCAACAAATTCTGAACGATAAACAAAATAATACTTTTCTTGTAGTCACCACAGAAAAGCgtaatgaaaattatatcgCAATATCAGAACTTAAACCCAATAATGTACAATTGATAGTTAACGAGAAACAAGATGATAATATGCATATTTCGCAAACTAATCATAGTCATGGAGAGTCTTTGAATATGATTGCTATAAATAAGCAGAACAATGCAGCCCATATGCTCTCCACAGAACGAGAAGGAAATACACTTCATCCTACGACTAGCCATAGTGAAATAACTACGATGCATTTAATACAGACTTCGAAACAAAATAATACTTTGCACTTAATATCAAAACAGAACGAATCATTGCCTGTTCTAACGCTACCAAATCCTCAGGACCATGAAAACTTTTCCAGTCAAATGGCACAAATAAGTAACAGTGATATACCTATGGATATGGTAACTCATCATTCGACCAGACAAGATCAAAGTGTGAAAGATCACAATGAAGTTGGACAAGAATCGTTAATACAAGAGGGAGGATCTCAAACAGCAGTAATACAAGTCATACAGTATCATCAACAAGAAAGCGACGAAGGAGAGGAATTGGTTTGTGGTATTTGTGGAGAAGATTTTAGTGACAAAACTGTGTTGATGGAACATGTTAAAATTCATATATAATTACTGTTACTTTCTTGCTATCCAAGTTTGTGATATTCTTGTGCTATTAATGTGACTATGTAGGAAATAACGAACTTGAACACTTTTTGCGTTGGAAGAAAAAACTGCTAAATATAGCTATTTAAGTATTATTTCCAACAATAGTAGTAGAGCACCAGTTTTCTATGTGTCTTAAAAACGCACTGATATTAAAAGACAGGgaattttcgattatatttatacatttttaattaatacattTTTGATTTACGATTCCCTGAAATGCTTTTGCACAGTTAGGTTGTACACTATACATGTGGTTAAATAATGTACatctatgaaaataaaattggatagataaagatttatatATTATGTGAACACACATTAATGGTTATGTtgacaaaaaagaagaaaaacatatCGTAAAAAAGTAATCTGAGGTTTATGTAGCTCTGCTTAATGCAGTTTTATAAATTGTTTGGTCTTTTGAATTTATGTATCGATGTACGATGCGTAAATTATAATTGAGCCAAATGCCACATATAATGTAGAATATGAGGTGCAATAAGAAAATAAAGTGCATTTTATTTTCTACGTTTATCTTTTAATTTATATCACA is a genomic window containing:
- the LOC143143461 gene encoding uncharacterized protein LOC143143461 gives rise to the protein MEAHENEQYVTFPLSGVHDGIQDNIISHEEICEPVNECVLQEGLTEVSVTDVNSGITEAQVAVEILAEHSDEEDENRVVYPIYIKQEEQQQYTSGDDESMAVEALRQLGGMYPCFEDKKVSCPNCANLFTQAEMAKHHTTCTPSKLSCMTCGERFERKMDLNNHMVCHQVDRPHACRTCGNLFRSKSSLRCHMLEVHQIERPHKCTICGADFQRPSSLSNHMKIHTYVAGRAIMQSQGNNASQSEETFRKWPEDMTESQNNQVPSSSVQTVQTYDTVHWTVPSYNFHNEQSTVSTISSPQEKIDTLHEFTVMPNGEVTQFEYTQQTNISNQVNQQYNLSLNSFNNTDAMVKVETLSYNSENRRNYVGIETNGTKQHTCRHCGISFSRATALVSHEKIHASKNWNMPIECEYCDKQFQDGNHLATHQTTCAKKMMQNNIEQGTPNNKWGKHACSECGKKFTTKQKMFRHQWIHRKKTHSCEVCGSQFEKQNQLDEHRLSAHPGDSPFTCTECGKSFVSRQGLWEHGRTHAGSPAHFHCDTCSKTFSSRQGYLIHHRTHTGERPYGCKFCWKAFRDGGTLRKHERIHTGERPHVCPLCSRAFNQKVVLREHVRWVHAAGKNETEVTGPPFSCPICGALNQDRDELCAHIVKHSDQMIAEAKAKTNNNAPKPKPVKKKSKAPPTISLQEKQETGNRIISKAEQNEALLSITETDKSDDQQILNDKQNNTFLVVTTEKRNENYIAISELKPNNVQLIVNEKQDDNMHISQTNHSHGESLNMIAINKQNNAAHMLSTEREGNTLHPTTSHSEITTMHLIQTSKQNNTLHLISKQNESLPVLTLPNPQDHENFSSQMAQISNSDIPMDMVTHHSTRQDQSVKDHNEVGQESLIQEGGSQTAVIQVIQYHQQESDEGEELVCGICGEDFSDKTVLMEHVKIHI